The following coding sequences are from one Pseudomonas oryzae window:
- a CDS encoding type 1 glutamine amidotransferase domain-containing protein: MKILMVLTSHDQLGDTGHKTGFWLEEFAAPYYVFKDAGAEITLASPKGGQPPLDPKSSDPGAQTAATRRFEADAEARAALASTLTLDEVRAEDFDALFYPGGHGPLWDLAEDARSVALIERFQALGKPVGAVCHAPAVLRHARGADGQPLVRGRQVTGFSNSEEDAVQLTDVVPFLVEDMLKANGGHYSKAADWQSHVAVDGLLVTGQNPASSDASAEALLKLLGH; encoded by the coding sequence ATGAAGATCCTGATGGTGCTCACCTCCCACGACCAACTGGGCGACACCGGCCACAAGACCGGCTTCTGGCTGGAGGAGTTCGCCGCGCCCTACTACGTGTTCAAGGACGCCGGCGCCGAAATCACCCTGGCCTCGCCCAAGGGCGGCCAGCCGCCGCTCGACCCGAAGAGCAGCGACCCCGGCGCACAGACCGCCGCCACCCGCCGCTTCGAGGCCGATGCCGAGGCGCGCGCCGCGCTGGCCAGCACCCTGACGCTGGATGAAGTGCGTGCCGAGGACTTCGACGCGCTGTTCTATCCCGGCGGCCATGGCCCGCTGTGGGATCTTGCCGAGGACGCCCGTTCGGTGGCGCTGATCGAGCGCTTCCAGGCCCTCGGCAAGCCGGTCGGCGCGGTCTGCCACGCCCCGGCGGTGCTGCGCCACGCCAGGGGCGCCGACGGCCAGCCGCTGGTCAGGGGCCGCCAGGTCACCGGCTTCAGCAACAGCGAGGAAGACGCCGTGCAGCTGACCGACGTGGTGCCCTTCCTGGTCGAGGACATGCTCAAGGCCAACGGCGGCCATTACAGCAAGGCCGCCGACTGGCAGAGCCACGTCGCCGTCGACGGCCTCCTGGTCACCGGGCAGAACCCGGCCTCCTCCGACGCCAGCGCCGAGGCGCTGCTCAAGCTGCTCGGCCACTGA
- a CDS encoding NADH:flavin oxidoreductase/NADH oxidase, with amino-acid sequence MSALFSPFQLKDVALRNRIAVPPMCQYSATDGLINDWHLHHYASIARGGAGLVIVEATAVAPEGRITPACAGLWSDEQAAAFAPVARAIKAAGAVPGIQIAHAGRKASANRPWEGDDHIAAGDERGWQTIAPSAIPFGAHLSNAPKAMTLDDIARVQADFVAAARRALAAGFEWLELHFAHGYLAQSFFSPHSNQRDDQYGGSLANRSRFLLETLAAVREVWPEHLPLTARFGVIEYDGRDEETLEESIELAKGFRRGGLDLLSVSVGFTIPDTNIPWGPAFLAPIAERVRREAELPVASSWGIDSPANAERVVADGQMDLVMVGRAHLANPHWPLKAAQQLGVERPTWVLPAPYAHWLERYRVAE; translated from the coding sequence ATGTCCGCACTGTTTTCCCCGTTCCAGCTCAAAGACGTCGCCCTGCGCAACCGCATCGCCGTGCCGCCGATGTGCCAGTACAGCGCCACCGACGGCCTGATCAACGACTGGCACCTGCACCACTACGCCAGCATCGCCCGCGGCGGCGCCGGCCTGGTGATCGTCGAGGCCACCGCCGTCGCTCCGGAAGGGCGCATCACCCCGGCCTGTGCCGGCCTGTGGAGCGACGAGCAGGCGGCAGCCTTCGCTCCGGTCGCCCGCGCCATCAAGGCCGCCGGCGCGGTGCCGGGCATCCAGATCGCCCACGCCGGGCGCAAGGCCAGTGCCAACCGCCCGTGGGAGGGCGACGACCACATCGCCGCAGGTGACGAACGCGGCTGGCAGACCATCGCCCCCTCGGCGATCCCCTTCGGTGCCCACCTGTCCAACGCGCCCAAGGCGATGACCCTCGACGACATCGCCCGCGTGCAGGCCGACTTCGTCGCCGCCGCGCGCCGCGCCCTGGCGGCCGGCTTCGAGTGGCTGGAGCTGCACTTCGCCCACGGCTACCTGGCGCAGAGCTTCTTCTCGCCGCACTCCAACCAGCGCGACGACCAGTACGGCGGCAGCCTGGCCAACCGCAGCCGCTTCCTGCTGGAAACCCTCGCCGCGGTGCGCGAGGTGTGGCCGGAGCACCTGCCGCTGACCGCGCGCTTCGGCGTGATCGAGTACGATGGCCGCGACGAAGAAACCCTCGAGGAGTCCATCGAACTGGCCAAGGGTTTCCGTCGCGGCGGGCTGGACCTGCTCAGCGTCAGCGTCGGCTTCACCATCCCCGACACCAATATCCCGTGGGGCCCGGCCTTCCTCGCGCCGATCGCCGAGCGCGTGCGCCGCGAGGCCGAGCTGCCGGTGGCCTCGTCCTGGGGCATCGACAGCCCGGCCAACGCCGAGCGGGTGGTCGCCGACGGGCAGATGGACCTGGTGATGGTCGGCCGCGCCCACCTGGCCAACCCGCACTGGCCGCTCAAGGCCGCCCAGCAGCTCGGCGTCGAGCGGCCGACCTGGGTGCTGCCGGCGCCCTACGCGCACTGGCTGGAGCGCTACCGGGTGGCCGAGTGA
- a CDS encoding putative quinol monooxygenase produces the protein MTVYVIARVQARAEHRAEVEAELRRMVAASRAEPGCLRYDLFADQDGGAGFSLVEAYHDAAALEAHRASAHYQAYRSRTGGWLAAPTTVQVLDGLDVAPF, from the coding sequence ATGACCGTCTACGTGATCGCCCGTGTGCAGGCCAGGGCCGAGCACCGTGCCGAGGTGGAAGCAGAACTGCGCCGCATGGTGGCGGCGAGCCGCGCCGAGCCGGGCTGTCTGCGCTACGACCTGTTCGCCGACCAGGACGGCGGCGCCGGTTTCTCGCTGGTCGAGGCCTACCACGATGCCGCCGCGCTGGAAGCCCACCGTGCCAGCGCCCACTATCAGGCCTACCGCAGTCGCACCGGCGGCTGGCTGGCGGCGCCGACCACGGTGCAGGTGCTGGACGGGCTCGACGTCGCGCCGTTCTGA
- a CDS encoding HD domain-containing protein, whose translation MTTVASLPWSESNTAQEADPIPWLEATAGDPLVGAVMDTAAFRRLHDVAFLGALDYTQRLHLPTAQRSRASHSLEVAALANFVANGRGYPPELRRHLLLAALLHDIGHPPLSHSVDAAPRARSGHDHHEVGARIIRGELAIGAELHALLRRVADVGFILDLLDGKVGSASGGDLFASAMNIDTLDGIARALACLAPELPPLCRLASARASLLDTRRDAATLAILDSFWERKNLLYTQFIGQPLGQLADLACRRFLDGAAGVAPPDEEDFLAGESLWRRKYPELFAAFAELKRHYLPAWLDDAPFEVEFRGYFVDRERDFAERYRLVRGSQQTQASALLARLAPDAPLHLTGDAEYRAFLRDYPHIAQARRHSRGVLQALRSDLLEALRDSPQREHLCVVVSGSYGRDEACAESDLDWFILLDGCDAAQVAAEKAAIGAVIARHVARPTGDSGIFGGEATQDFAQLIEHIGGSQDSNQSLTRRMLLLLEGRCLFGATQFARLRRRLLEAYIGKGSPDKSISRFLLNDVIRYYRTITIDVQHKACVDRKSWGLRSIKLKFSRKLLYFAAIIAIADTAREQAREARIERMLALLELPALERLHRVAGASGPQQQSCVEVERRTRELFALYEGFLRQLAEPANRHELAAVGEDRREASELYMALRESSKTFTHGLLDWLQVKYAEEHPIHSALVF comes from the coding sequence ATGACCACTGTTGCCAGTCTGCCCTGGAGTGAGAGCAACACCGCGCAGGAAGCCGATCCCATCCCATGGCTCGAAGCCACCGCCGGCGATCCGCTGGTCGGTGCGGTCATGGACACCGCCGCCTTTCGCCGCCTGCACGACGTGGCCTTTCTCGGCGCCCTCGACTACACCCAGCGCCTGCACCTGCCGACCGCCCAGCGCAGCCGCGCCAGCCACTCGCTGGAGGTCGCCGCGCTGGCCAACTTCGTCGCCAACGGCCGCGGCTATCCGCCCGAGCTGCGCCGCCATCTGCTGCTCGCCGCGCTGCTGCACGACATCGGCCACCCGCCGCTGTCGCACAGCGTCGACGCGGCGCCGCGCGCGCGTAGCGGCCACGACCACCACGAGGTGGGGGCGCGGATCATCCGCGGCGAGCTGGCCATCGGCGCGGAGCTGCACGCGCTGCTGCGCCGGGTGGCCGACGTGGGCTTCATCCTCGACCTGCTCGACGGCAAGGTGGGCAGCGCCTCGGGCGGCGATCTGTTCGCCAGCGCGATGAACATCGACACCCTCGACGGCATCGCCCGTGCCCTCGCCTGCCTGGCGCCGGAGCTGCCGCCGCTGTGCCGGCTGGCCAGCGCGCGCGCCTCGCTGCTCGACACGCGCCGCGACGCGGCCACCCTGGCGATCCTCGACAGCTTCTGGGAGCGCAAGAACCTGCTGTACACCCAGTTCATCGGCCAGCCGCTGGGCCAGCTCGCCGACCTGGCGTGCCGGCGCTTCCTCGATGGCGCGGCGGGCGTGGCGCCGCCGGACGAGGAGGACTTCCTCGCCGGGGAAAGCCTGTGGCGACGCAAGTACCCCGAGCTGTTCGCCGCCTTCGCCGAGCTGAAGCGCCACTATCTGCCGGCGTGGCTGGACGACGCGCCATTCGAGGTGGAGTTCCGCGGCTATTTCGTCGACCGCGAGCGCGACTTCGCCGAACGCTACCGGCTGGTGCGCGGCAGCCAGCAGACGCAGGCCAGCGCGCTGCTCGCCCGCCTCGCGCCGGACGCGCCGCTGCACCTGACCGGCGACGCCGAATACCGCGCCTTCCTGCGCGACTATCCGCACATCGCCCAGGCGCGGCGGCACAGCCGGGGCGTGCTGCAGGCGCTGCGCAGCGACCTGCTGGAGGCGCTGCGCGACAGCCCGCAGCGCGAGCATCTGTGCGTGGTGGTCAGCGGCTCCTACGGGCGCGACGAGGCCTGTGCGGAGTCCGACCTCGACTGGTTCATCCTGCTCGATGGCTGCGATGCCGCGCAGGTCGCCGCGGAGAAGGCCGCCATCGGCGCGGTGATCGCCCGCCACGTCGCCCGGCCGACCGGCGACTCGGGGATCTTCGGCGGCGAGGCGACCCAGGATTTCGCCCAGTTGATCGAACACATCGGCGGCAGCCAGGACAGCAACCAGTCGCTGACCCGACGCATGCTGCTGTTGCTGGAGGGGCGCTGCCTGTTCGGCGCCACGCAGTTCGCCCGCCTGCGCCGGCGCCTGCTGGAGGCCTACATCGGCAAGGGCAGCCCGGACAAGTCGATCTCGCGCTTCCTGCTCAACGACGTGATCCGCTACTACCGGACCATCACCATCGACGTGCAGCACAAGGCCTGCGTCGACCGCAAATCCTGGGGGCTGCGCAGCATCAAGCTGAAGTTCTCGCGCAAGCTGCTGTACTTCGCGGCGATCATCGCCATCGCCGACACCGCGCGCGAGCAGGCCCGCGAGGCACGCATCGAGCGCATGCTCGCCCTGCTGGAGCTGCCCGCCCTGGAGCGGCTGCACCGCGTCGCCGGCGCCAGCGGGCCGCAGCAGCAGTCGTGCGTGGAGGTGGAGCGCCGCACGCGGGAGCTGTTCGCCCTCTACGAGGGCTTCTTGCGCCAGCTCGCCGAACCGGCCAACCGCCACGAGCTGGCCGCCGTGGGCGAGGACCGCCGCGAGGCTTCGGAGCTGTACATGGCGCTGCGCGAGAGCAGCAAGACCTTCACCCACGGCCTGCTCGACTGGCTGCAGGTGAAGTACGCGGAGGAGCACCCGATCCACAGCGCGCTGGTGTTCTGA
- the trhA gene encoding PAQR family membrane homeostasis protein TrhA, translating into MYHGERFNAWTHLVGAVLASIGALCLLVQALWEGEPLKIGSVAVYGGTLVLLYVVSTVYHSVRGRAKAVLRKLDHLSIYLLIAGSYTPFCLVSLGGPLGWVLLGVVWGMALVGMLQELKPRSEARVLSLVIYALMGWSALLAVGPLAEALGNDGVIWLLAGGICYTVGVIFFVFDERFRHWHGIWHLFVIGGSSLHFTAVQLYVV; encoded by the coding sequence ATGTACCACGGTGAACGCTTCAACGCCTGGACTCATCTGGTCGGCGCGGTGCTCGCCAGCATCGGCGCGCTCTGCCTGCTGGTGCAGGCGCTCTGGGAGGGCGAGCCGCTGAAGATCGGCAGCGTCGCGGTCTACGGCGGCACGCTGGTGCTGCTCTACGTCGTCTCCACCGTCTATCACAGCGTGCGCGGCCGAGCGAAGGCGGTGCTGCGCAAGCTCGATCACCTGTCGATCTACCTGTTGATCGCCGGCAGCTACACGCCGTTCTGCCTGGTCAGCCTCGGCGGGCCGCTGGGCTGGGTGCTGCTCGGCGTGGTGTGGGGCATGGCGCTGGTGGGCATGCTGCAGGAGCTCAAGCCGCGCTCCGAGGCGCGGGTGCTGTCGCTGGTGATCTACGCGCTGATGGGCTGGAGCGCGCTGCTGGCGGTCGGCCCGCTGGCCGAGGCGCTCGGCAACGACGGGGTGATCTGGCTGCTCGCCGGCGGCATCTGCTACACGGTCGGGGTGATCTTCTTCGTGTTCGACGAGCGCTTCCGCCACTGGCACGGCATCTGGCACCTGTTCGTGATCGGCGGCAGCAGCCTGCACTTCACCGCGGTGCAGCTGTATGTGGTGTGA
- a CDS encoding cold-shock protein, with protein sequence MSTRQTGTVKWFNDEKGFGFITPTDGGADLFVHYRSIESTGFKSLSEGQSVSFVPTKGQKGMQADQVQVI encoded by the coding sequence ATGTCTACTCGTCAAACTGGCACCGTCAAGTGGTTCAACGATGAAAAAGGTTTCGGCTTCATCACCCCGACCGACGGCGGCGCCGACCTCTTCGTTCACTATCGCTCGATCGAAAGCACCGGCTTCAAGAGCCTGAGCGAAGGCCAATCCGTCTCTTTCGTGCCGACCAAAGGCCAGAAAGGGATGCAGGCTGATCAGGTTCAAGTCATCTAA
- a CDS encoding LLM class flavin-dependent oxidoreductase, with translation MSRLSTTPFSILDLAPLRDDDAGPGPALKRSLALAQHAERLGFSRFWVAEHHNMEGIASSATAVLLGYLAAGTSTLKLGSGGIMLPNHAPLVIAEQFGTLAALYPGRIELGLGRAPGADPQTARALRRERSGSADDFPQDVAELQALLGPRQPGQTVIAMPGVDSNIPLWLLGSSLFSAQLAAQMGLPYAFASHFAPRYLHQALRIYRDNFQPSAVLDKPYAMIGVPLIAAPSDEEAEFLATTAYQRVLALLRGESLVLRPPVQSMAGRWQPREQAAVGDFLGLAVIGGPQKVRAHLEVLLEQTGADELIFTGDLYQPEHRLRSFEIVAGLR, from the coding sequence ATGAGCAGGCTATCCACCACCCCGTTTTCCATCCTCGACCTGGCGCCGCTGCGCGACGACGACGCCGGGCCGGGACCGGCGCTTAAGCGTTCGCTGGCGCTGGCGCAGCACGCCGAGCGGCTGGGCTTCTCGCGCTTCTGGGTGGCCGAGCATCACAACATGGAGGGCATCGCCAGTTCGGCCACCGCCGTGCTGCTCGGCTATCTGGCCGCCGGCACCTCGACCCTGAAACTGGGCTCGGGCGGGATCATGCTGCCCAACCATGCGCCGCTGGTGATCGCCGAGCAGTTCGGCACCCTCGCCGCACTCTATCCGGGGCGCATCGAGCTGGGCCTCGGCCGCGCGCCGGGGGCCGATCCACAGACCGCCCGCGCCCTGCGCCGCGAGCGCTCGGGCAGCGCCGACGACTTCCCGCAGGATGTCGCGGAACTGCAGGCCCTGCTCGGCCCGCGCCAGCCGGGACAGACGGTGATCGCCATGCCCGGAGTGGACAGCAACATCCCGCTCTGGCTGCTCGGCTCCAGCCTGTTCAGCGCCCAGCTGGCGGCGCAGATGGGCCTGCCCTACGCCTTCGCCTCGCACTTCGCGCCGCGCTACCTGCACCAGGCGCTGCGCATCTACCGCGACAACTTCCAGCCCTCGGCGGTGCTCGACAAGCCCTACGCCATGATCGGCGTGCCGCTGATCGCCGCGCCCAGCGACGAGGAAGCCGAGTTCCTCGCCACCACCGCCTACCAGCGCGTGCTGGCGCTGCTGCGCGGCGAGAGCCTGGTGCTGCGCCCGCCGGTGCAGAGCATGGCCGGGCGCTGGCAGCCGCGCGAGCAGGCGGCGGTGGGCGACTTCCTCGGCCTCGCGGTGATCGGCGGGCCGCAGAAGGTGCGCGCCCACCTGGAGGTGCTACTGGAACAGACCGGCGCCGACGAGCTGATCTTCACCGGCGACCTCTACCAGCCCGAGCATCGCCTGCGCAGTTTCGAGATCGTCGCCGGGCTGCGCTGA